In Cryptomeria japonica unplaced genomic scaffold, Sugi_1.0 HiC_scaffold_298, whole genome shotgun sequence, the DNA window TCCCAAATTTATATTCCACACCTCTGGCGCAACATATCCTGGCGTCCCTCTGGTTGCCGTAATTGATACGTGGTCGTCTCCCTTCCCATACAGTTTAGCGAGACCAAAATCAGCTACTTTGGGCGTGAAATCTGCATCCAGTAAAATATTGTGAGGCTTAATGTCAAAATGAATGATGCGCCTGTTACAATCTTGGTGCAAATACGCAATTCCGCGCGCAGCGCCCAAAGCAATTGAATACAATTGCTCCCAACTGAGCTTCTGTTCTTGTTCTTTTCCTTGAAATAGAAACTTCTCTAGGGATCCATTGGCCATGTACTCATATACAAGTGCGCTTCTGAAACCTTCAAAACAATAACCCATGAGGCGAACCAAGTGAACGTGATGAATGGTTCCCAGAGTTGCAACCTCATTCATGAACTGGCTCTCACTCTGTCTCGACTGATCCAAAAGTTTTACAGCCACAAAAAAACCGCTCGGGAGCTTTCCTTTATAAACCATGCCGAATCCTCCTTCCCCAAGTTTATCTGAAAAGTCGTTAGTGATCTTCTTTAGCTGAGAGAATGAATATCTGGTCGGCATTTCATGAATATAACTTTGGAGAAAATTCTCCACTTTCCCAATAGACCCTGAATTCATCGGTTCGCTTGCAACACAACTTTGGATCCATCTAAAGTAGGATGACCTCTTTCGATAAACAACAATAAGAAATAGTGCTACTATCACTATGAAAGCACTTGCCCCAATGGCTATTCCTGGAATTCATGTGTAGTATCATAGATTAGTGACTCCACCATACAAGAAAATTAGAAGAATGTTTAAAACTCACACAAAAAGGTTCCTTAGTATTTACCTGTTATATCTCTGCCTTTTTAAGTTCTGACTGTTATAGCTCGATAAATTGATCTCTCGACTGTTTAAATTTGGTAAATGCTAATCAGATgcgaatataattttttttgaactaAACTGAGATAATCCAATTTCGTATTTTATATTTTCGAATTGCAAGGCAATTAAACTTAATGGGTGCTTAGAAGAAAATATAGAGAGATTTGAACCAAATTATACCTGATGAACATGTGGTTTGATGGGGTGCATCCTCGCAAAAGCAAAGGAACTGGTTTAAATCGGAAATATTAAACCCACACAGACCACCGCTTGAAACGCAACTCTTACATTTCTGGTCTTGTTCCTCTGCAATATTCCAATGGGTTGATGCCTCTTCAACAGTTACCGATTTAAAATAACATCCTGGAACCTCAAGGCCAGGTAGTAGAGCTACACATTGCAAACCACACACAAGAACTTGTAGACTGATGTTATGTCGTTGGATTTGATCGAAGAGACCCCCGTCTTGGATTGCATCTTCGTTGAGATTATATGAAAATGAACAATTTTGGAAACTCGTGTCCTCAGTAATTGTTGAAGTCTGATTATCTGGAAAAAAGTTTAAGATTGTGTACCTCTGGTTTCCAATTTCGATTACCAAATG includes these proteins:
- the LOC131870170 gene encoding rust resistance kinase Lr10-like, with translation MNSGSIGKVENFLQSYIHEMPTRYSFSQLKKITNDFSDKLGEGGFGMVYKGKLPSGFFVAVKLLDQSRQSESQFMNEVATLGTIHHVHLVRLMGYCFEGFRSALVYEYMANGSLEKFLFQGKEQEQKLSWEQLYSIALGAARGIAYLHQDCNRRIIHFDIKPHNILLDADFTPKVADFGLAKLYGKGDDHVSITATRGTPGYVAPEVWNINLGGVTDKSDVYSFGMLLMEIAGRRKNIELQVSHSSQLYFPEWAFKLIESGELEKRLREKGRCDMEVEDEEKVRRMTKVGLWCIQYNSNDRPSMSRVVQMLEGNGDDVSNPPLPFNSSPPREVPLSSSSEEYSSVV